The genome window TGGCTGAGGTCGGCGGCGCCGTCGGGGCCCATGGGAGTGCCGACGGTGATGAAGACCAGTTCGGCCCCGTCGAGGGCTGCGGCGTAGTCATCGGTAAAACTCAGCCGCCCGGCGCGCATGTTCCGCTCTTGCAATTCTTCAAGACCCGGCTCGTAGATCGGCGCTTTGCCGCTGCGGAGGATCGCGAGCTTTTCCTGATTAATCTCGACGCAGGTGACGGTATTGCCCAGATCAGCGAAGCACACGCCAGTGGTAAGCCCCACATAACCGGTGCCAACGACGCAGATAGTTTTCAATGTCGTGCTCCTTCATAGTGTTCGGCGCCCCGGCGAGGCCGGGTTTCCAAAAACGGTCCCATCTGCTTAAACGCACCACGGCAAGCGAAAGATACCAGGGCGATCTGATCCCCATCGGCAAAACCACCCCACCCTTCAGACCGCCATCGGAGGCAGGCCTCACCATTCTATCTCAACCCCGATACCAAGCTCGCGCGCCCGCGCGAGGGCCAGGGCGGCCACTGCCACGTCCTGCACGGCGTTCCCTACCGATTTGAAGAAGGTGATGGCTTCAGGAGCAGGACGCCCCGGCGCCGTGCCAGCGGCCACCTCCCCCAGTTCGCCGATCACGTGATCCTCGGTGATCCAGCCCGCGTCACGGGCCTGGATGAGATCGCCGGCCTCGGCCCAGGCGGCGCGCCGGTGATCGACCACCACATGGGCGCGGGCCACGGTCGCGGGCGGGATTTCGGCCATTGAGGGTCTATAAGAGCCCACACTATTGATGTGCGTACCCGGACGCACATCGCCGTCGGCAAAGAGCGGCGTGGGCGAGGCGGTGGCCGTGCAGATGACATCGGCCTCCATCAGCGCCTGGGTGGGGTCAGCCGCGACCCGCACGTCCTGGCCCAGACCGGCGGCCCGCAGCCGCTCCACCAGCTCATAGGCCCGCGCGGGAGTGCGATTCACGATCCAGATGCGCTCAATCGCGCGCACGGCGCACACGGCGAGCGCCTGCGGCAGCGCCTGGGCCCCCGCCCCGAACAGCGCCAGCACCTTCGCATCGGCGCGGGCCATGTGGCGCGTCGCCACCCCCGAAGCCGCCCCGGTGCGCAGGGCGGTGAGATAGGTCCCATCGAGCACAGCCAGTGGTCGCCCCGTCTCCGGGTCAAACAGGGTGACGAGCGCATAAATGGCTGGCTCGCCCTGATCGCGATTGCCGGGGAACACCGAGACCACCTTGACGCCGAGGGCGGGCGTCGGCGCCCCGTCAAGGCGCGCGGGCATCACAAAGCTGACCCCCGGGGGCGCGGGGGTTTCGACGTGGAGGCGCAACGGAACATCGGCCTGACCGGCCGAGAGGCGCACGAAGGCGCTTTCGACGGCGTCAATCGCCGCCGGCATCGGCACGGCCTGGTGCACATCATCAGCCGAAAGAATGCGCATCGCTGACATCTCCAGGTTCGGCGGCAGCGCAGGCTGGCGAGCTGCGCGCAGCGTGTCGAAAACAAATGAGGTGTGAGCCTTGCCGACTCACACCTCCCACCTTAGTTGCCTGGCCCCGGGCTATCCTTCCGGCGTGTCATTGCCGCTGACGGGCGCTACCTGGCACTCTCGGCGGACGCCTGGGCGACCGTCTCTGCGCCCGACACCGCCGTGGACTCGCTCTCGCCGGGCCGGCTCTCACTCTCGCTTACGCGGCGGAGCGAGAGGCCCATCCGTTGCCGCTGGCGATCCAGACTGATCACCTTGGCGGTCACGATCTGTCCGGGCTGCAAGACATCGCGCGGCTGGACCTGCGGGTCCGCGTCCAGTTCGCTGGCGTGGATCAGGCCCTCAACAGCTTCCTCCACCTGTACGAAGGCGCCGAAGGGGGTAACATTCGTCACCGGGCCGGACACCAGTTGCCCCAGAGCATAGCGCTGGTCAATCGTCTCCCACGGGTTGGTCTGCAACTGGCGGATAGAGAGGCCGATGCGCTCACGCTCGCGGTCAATTTCGACGACGACCACCTTGACTTCCTGGCCGGGTTGCAGCACTTCGCGCGGATGGTTGACCCGCTGCCAGCTCAGTTCGGAGATGTGGGCCAGGCCATCGGCGCCACCGAGGTCAATAAAGGCGCCGAAGTTGGTGAGTTGATTGACGCGTCCAGTCAGCACATCACCGGGCTGCAACTCGGTAAGCAGGCGGTGCTTCTGCGCCTTGCGCCACTCCTGGGTCGCGCTGCGCTCGGAGAGCACCAGACGGTTGCGCTCGCGATCCACCTCGATGACCTTGAGGGGAATCTCCTGGTTGACCATCTTCTGCAACGCCTGCTGCCGCTCCTCGGCCGCCGTGCGCCCGTGGAGCTGGGCCACCTGCGAGGCGGGGACGAAACCGCGGATGCGGTTAAACTGGACGAGCAGACCGCCCTTGTTGAACCCAATCACCTTGCAGCGCGTAATGCCGCCGTCCTTAAATAACTGCTCGGCGTACTCCCAGTCCTTCGCCACCTGCACCATCGTCAGCGAAAGAATGAGATCGCCGTCGCGGTTTTCGGGCTCCTGGACATAGACCTGGATCCTATCGCCAACTTTCAGACCGCTGAGGAACTCCTCACCCATCTGCCGGAGATCCTGGGCGGGAATCACGCCTTCGCGTTTCGTGCCAATCGAGACCAGAATGCCGCTATCTTCGATTTGCATTACCAGCCCCTCGCGCAGCTCGCCGCGCTGTGGACGGGCGTAATCATACTCATCGAGCAGCCTGGTCCAGTCGAGTTCCTCATTGCTTTCCAGGGTCTCTTGATCCGGTTGCACCGACATGCTTCAAAGCCTCCTGCCAGAACAGTAATCTTGCCGCAACACCGCGACGAGGACCATAAAAAAGCGCCACCTGCGCTGCAAGCTGGCGCGTAATGGCTATACGCTTTATCTGCACGGATGCGCTTCGCGCGTATGGGCGCGAAAACACCTATCGGCGCCTGCTGCAGGCTCCGCGAAATGGCTGGCTCTCCGATGCCATAGAGTGGATTATTGGCTGGAGGGTCGAACCGTAGCGGATGTCGCGACTATATTTTACAATGTGCGGTATTATAGTGGAGATGGGAATAAAAGTCAAATCTTCGGCGAGCTGGCTATTTTCACGGTAGCGAACTGGAAAGGAACCGCCAACCATGGAGCGGCAGGAACCTGTTGGGGTTCTGTTTGTTTGTATGGGAAATATCTGCCGTTCGCCAATGGCCGAGGCCATCTTTCGGCGCCAGGTGGCCGACGCCGGGCTCGATGGGCGTTTTCTCATCGATTCGGCCGGGACGGGGAGCTGGCACGTGGGCGAACCGCCCCATCTCGGCACCCTCACCGTCCTGGCCCGCCGGGGCATCGACCCGGGTGACCGGCGCGCGCGGCAGATTACGCGCCACGATTTCGACCGCTTCGATTATATCGTCGCTATGGACCATGAGAACCTGGCCGCGCTCGAACGCTTCCGTCGCGATGGCCGCGCCCAGGTCAGCCTGTTGCTCTCGCACGCCCCCGGCCTGAACGTGCGTGAGGTGCCCGATCCCTACTACACCGGCGGTTTTGACCGGGTCTTCGACCTGGTCGAGGCCGGTTGCCGCGGTTTGCTTGCCCATATCCGCGAACGGGAAGGCATGCTATGACAACGCTCCCTCCCATGCTGCTGGAGGCGATCGCGGCGGCTGCCGGCGGCCCGGTAACACGCGTAGAACCCCTGGGCGGCAGCTTCGGCGCGCAGTTGCTACGGGTCACGGCGGGAGGGCAACGCTTCGCCCTCAAGTGGGCCGCCAGCGGAGCGGCGGCGGCCATGGTCGCCGCCGAGGCTCACGGACTGCGCGCTCTGGCCGCTGCCGGGGCCGTGCGCGTGCCCGGGGTCATCCTGGCGCTGGAGGCGGACGAAATGCAGCCCGCCGCGGTGCTCAGCGAGTGGCTCGACGGAGCCAACGCCCGCCCCGACCAGGCCGCTCTGGGCGAGGCCCTGGCCGCGCTGCACCGCCATTCGGCCCCCGCCTACGGCCTGGAACGCGACAATTTTATCGGCGGGACACCCCAACTCAACGGCTGGATGGAAGACTGGGTGACCTTCTTCCGCGAACGGCGCCTGCGACCGCAGATCGAACAAGCTGCGCGCGCCGGGCTGCTGCCGCCCGAACGGCGCCA of Chloroflexaceae bacterium contains these proteins:
- a CDS encoding 3-hydroxyacyl-CoA dehydrogenase NAD-binding domain-containing protein; the encoded protein is MKTICVVGTGYVGLTTGVCFADLGNTVTCVEINQEKLAILRSGKAPIYEPGLEELQERNMRAGRLSFTDDYAAALDGAELVFITVGTPMGPDGAADLS
- a CDS encoding ornithine cyclodeaminase, translating into MRILSADDVHQAVPMPAAIDAVESAFVRLSAGQADVPLRLHVETPAPPGVSFVMPARLDGAPTPALGVKVVSVFPGNRDQGEPAIYALVTLFDPETGRPLAVLDGTYLTALRTGAASGVATRHMARADAKVLALFGAGAQALPQALAVCAVRAIERIWIVNRTPARAYELVERLRAAGLGQDVRVAADPTQALMEADVICTATASPTPLFADGDVRPGTHINSVGSYRPSMAEIPPATVARAHVVVDHRRAAWAEAGDLIQARDAGWITEDHVIGELGEVAAGTAPGRPAPEAITFFKSVGNAVQDVAVAALALARARELGIGVEIEW
- a CDS encoding S1 RNA-binding domain-containing protein, producing the protein MSVQPDQETLESNEELDWTRLLDEYDYARPQRGELREGLVMQIEDSGILVSIGTKREGVIPAQDLRQMGEEFLSGLKVGDRIQVYVQEPENRDGDLILSLTMVQVAKDWEYAEQLFKDGGITRCKVIGFNKGGLLVQFNRIRGFVPASQVAQLHGRTAAEERQQALQKMVNQEIPLKVIEVDRERNRLVLSERSATQEWRKAQKHRLLTELQPGDVLTGRVNQLTNFGAFIDLGGADGLAHISELSWQRVNHPREVLQPGQEVKVVVVEIDRERERIGLSIRQLQTNPWETIDQRYALGQLVSGPVTNVTPFGAFVQVEEAVEGLIHASELDADPQVQPRDVLQPGQIVTAKVISLDRQRQRMGLSLRRVSESESRPGESESTAVSGAETVAQASAESAR
- a CDS encoding low molecular weight phosphotyrosine protein phosphatase; translation: MERQEPVGVLFVCMGNICRSPMAEAIFRRQVADAGLDGRFLIDSAGTGSWHVGEPPHLGTLTVLARRGIDPGDRRARQITRHDFDRFDYIVAMDHENLAALERFRRDGRAQVSLLLSHAPGLNVREVPDPYYTGGFDRVFDLVEAGCRGLLAHIREREGML
- a CDS encoding fructosamine kinase family protein; translated protein: MTTLPPMLLEAIAAAAGGPVTRVEPLGGSFGAQLLRVTAGGQRFALKWAASGAAAAMVAAEAHGLRALAAAGAVRVPGVILALEADEMQPAAVLSEWLDGANARPDQAALGEALAALHRHSAPAYGLERDNFIGGTPQLNGWMEDWVTFFRERRLRPQIEQAARAGLLPPERRHALDRLMGRLDALLGGVRRVPSLIHGDLWGGNVVAAPGGVAALIDPAISYSDREAELAFTELFGGFSARFYSAYSAAWPLEPGYADRRDLYNLYHLLNHLNLFGAGYGPQVDAIARRYGG